The following are from one region of the Gracilimonas sediminicola genome:
- a CDS encoding efflux RND transporter permease subunit, translating into FGQNLRDLFQMGTVNLSVAVWVGFIALFGIAADGGVVMATYLDQLFDRKKPKTSAELREVVIEASTRRIRPTLMTTATTILALLPVLTSTGRGSDIMVPMAIPSVGGMFLQIVTLLVIPVLYYMWKEFKMKKELS; encoded by the coding sequence TTTGGTCAAAATCTTCGGGATCTGTTTCAAATGGGAACCGTGAACTTAAGTGTGGCTGTGTGGGTGGGATTCATCGCCTTATTTGGAATAGCGGCTGACGGAGGTGTAGTGATGGCAACCTATCTCGACCAATTGTTTGATCGCAAGAAACCGAAGACATCGGCCGAGTTACGAGAAGTGGTGATAGAGGCAAGTACACGAAGGATTCGTCCGACACTCATGACGACAGCCACCACCATCCTTGCTTTGTTACCCGTCCTAACATCCACAGGCCGAGGCTCGGATATTATGGTGCCTATGGCAATCCCGAGTGTAGGTGGCATGTTCCTGCAAATCGTCACATTACTGGTTATACCGGTCCTTTACTACATGTGGAAAGAATTTAAAATGAAAAAAGAATTGTCATGA
- a CDS encoding TolC family protein encodes MKEDHRIKNIEYPTLNGMGRKSSALFAKPLHALRLIALLGIIALPFTVQAQTIAEYQQQAAKNNPELKAEYQHYLSALEESPIVGALPDPEVAFAYFISPIETRLGPQKARISLTQMFPWFGSLSDKRSISEAQAKAQYEVFQETRNRLFYQTEKALIELYELDQSLEIANENLDILNSLVEISLSRYETDQASQVDVLRAQIEQEDLKTQIALLEDNRNVLIQKVNELLNAEEEQVIALPDTLIPEMSIESEPELLSQLVQQNPSINRLKYQEDSAREMKTLAVKDGKPSFGVGLDYIFTGERSDVPTLADNGKDAIMARASFKIPLFRKKYNAKVQQAELNIQSVQSQITNKENKLETDLSSSLRDYYDARRRFDLYDQKQIQRVNQALSILTQNYSTDSSNFEEILRMQRKLLGYQLSRIQALVDMQVSSAYIDYLTGKNNINLNK; translated from the coding sequence ATGAAAGAAGATCATCGAATAAAGAATATTGAATATCCAACATTGAACGGGATGGGAAGAAAGTCTTCAGCACTCTTTGCGAAACCTCTGCACGCTCTGCGATTAATTGCATTACTTGGCATAATTGCACTGCCTTTTACCGTGCAAGCTCAAACTATTGCCGAATACCAACAACAAGCAGCTAAGAATAATCCCGAGTTGAAGGCTGAATATCAGCACTATCTATCAGCTCTTGAAGAAAGTCCTATTGTTGGTGCTTTGCCCGATCCGGAAGTTGCTTTTGCCTATTTCATCAGTCCGATTGAAACCAGATTGGGACCACAAAAAGCAAGGATTTCACTTACCCAAATGTTTCCCTGGTTTGGAAGCCTCTCAGATAAACGATCAATATCGGAAGCGCAGGCTAAAGCACAATACGAAGTATTTCAGGAGACCCGAAATCGACTGTTTTATCAAACCGAGAAAGCACTTATTGAACTTTATGAGTTAGACCAAAGCTTGGAGATTGCCAACGAAAACCTCGACATCCTAAACTCATTAGTGGAGATAAGTTTGAGCCGATATGAAACAGATCAGGCTTCGCAGGTGGATGTGTTACGGGCTCAAATCGAGCAAGAAGACCTGAAGACGCAAATTGCTTTGCTTGAAGACAACCGGAACGTGTTAATTCAAAAAGTGAATGAGCTTTTGAATGCTGAGGAAGAACAGGTGATCGCCTTACCGGATACGTTAATCCCTGAAATGAGTATAGAAAGCGAGCCGGAATTACTGAGTCAATTGGTTCAGCAAAACCCGTCAATAAATCGCCTTAAATATCAGGAGGACTCCGCCCGCGAAATGAAAACGCTGGCAGTAAAAGACGGGAAACCATCCTTTGGCGTAGGTCTGGATTATATCTTCACTGGAGAACGCTCAGATGTACCAACCTTGGCTGATAATGGCAAAGATGCCATCATGGCCAGAGCCAGTTTTAAAATTCCCCTGTTCCGAAAAAAATACAATGCCAAGGTTCAACAAGCAGAGCTGAATATTCAGTCAGTACAGTCGCAAATAACAAACAAAGAGAATAAACTGGAAACAGATTTATCCTCTTCATTGAGGGACTATTATGATGCGCGGCGGCGGTTTGATTTGTATGACCAGAAGCAGATTCAACGGGTTAATCAGGCACTGAGCATTTTGACCCAGAACTATTCAACCGACAGTTCCAATTTTGAAGAAATTCTACGTATGCAGCGCAAGCTTTTGGGTTATCAACTCAGCCGTATTCAGGCTTTGGTGGATATGCAGGTTTCATCGGCGTATATCGATTATCTAACTGGAAAAAATAACATCAATCTTAATAAATAG